In Leopardus geoffroyi isolate Oge1 chromosome D1, O.geoffroyi_Oge1_pat1.0, whole genome shotgun sequence, the genomic stretch TGAAGTGTTGTTTTATATCCTGTTGtatatttaagaataaacttttgtttaaaaaaaaaaaaaaaagcctgaggtCTTTCATACCTATTTAAGCATTTTTGTGTTAGTCCTTTCTAAGCGAAAGACAGCTGCAAAGTTAAACTTCCTGCCATAATAATATTTGGAGTTCAACATTTCATGGCAGGCAGGACAGTAAGTCCTgctgtgtatacatttttatacttGTTTCACCCTTGTATATTCTCTCTGGTCCTAGCTGAGCCCAAAGGGTGGGCTTTTCCAGTTGTCAGCATTTTACTCTCTATGGTTGCATTGGGTTGCTTTGGGGTATCAGCTCCTGGTGCTTACGCATCTGTTTCCTGCTGTCTGTTCCTCAGGGACACTATGTGGCGCATCTTTACTGGATCATTGCTAGTGGAGGAGAAGTCAAGTGCCCTTCTGCATGACCTTCGAGAGATTGAGGCCTGGATCTATCGATTGCTGCGCTCCCCAGTGCCTGTTTCTGGGCAGAAGCGAGTAGACATTGAAGTCCTACCCCAGGAGCTCCAACAAGCTCTGACCTTTGCTCTTCCAGACCCTTCTCGATTCACCCTAGTGGATTTCCCACTGCACCTTCCCTTGGAACTTCTGGGTGTGGATGCCTGTCTTCAGGTGCTAACCTGCATCCTGTTAGAGCACAAGGTGAGAGAGCCAGCTTTTTAGATCTTTAAGGACAGGGACTacatcttcttcatctttttgtcTCTAGGAGGTAACATGGTGCCAGGTATACGGCAGTACTCAGTAGATGTGGGTTGAATTAAGTGGGATGTGTTCAGAGGGTTTGCCACTCAGGTGAATTATCCTTAGCTAGACTGAACTAATTCTCTGGAAGTATCAGTAGTTCTAGTCTAATGAGTGGTCCTGGCATTGGGCGAACAAGAGCCAGAAAAGTAAGGCATGAGGCAGGGATAATTGTGGAAGCCATGCTCATGGAGCCCTACACATggtgaaatggaaattaaattgtAGCATTGGAAACTTTCCCCATAAACCTTATTTAGGCTGTTGGATGATCCTTATGGTATGGCTTGTGGCAGGTGGTGCTACAGTCCCGAGACTACAATGCCCTTTCCATGTCTGTGATGGCGTTTGTGGCGATGATCTACCCATTGGAGTATATGTTTCCTGTAATCCCACTGTTGCCCACCTGCATGGCATCGGCAGAACAGGTGAGTTTCAGGTGTTTTCTGGCTCTGTCACCTTTGTCTTCCAACTCTGGCCAGCTCTGAGGGAGAACGCCTGATGCCAAGAAGTTGTAAATCAGTACTGGTCTTCAATCCTTTACTCTAACTTCTTTGTCTGCAAAACATGACCTAACTTTGAACTGATTTGATGGCAAAACTTGTgttatttgtggtttttatttatcaGAGTAAATGTTAATCATTATAGGTTACTGGCCATGCTCCTGCAGGTGTTacataatatacagaatatacacTGTCGgctttctaaaatctgaaaaattatgAATACTAAAACACACCTAGCCTCAAGAGTTTTGGAAAAGAGATTATGGACCTGCATTTCCTCATCAAGAAAAATCCTCATGTGATAAGTGATCGaaatatgtttagtttttgtttcttaccctcttattttttttctacagctACTGTTGGCTCCAACTCCGTACATCATTGGGGTCCCTGCCAGCTTCTTCCTCTACAAACTGGACTTCAAAATGCCTGATGATGTATGGCTGGTGGATCTGGACAGCAATAGGGTAAGGTTCTTGGCTGAGATATTATAGAGTCCAGAATAGGATTGTGTTCTGTTTTTCTAGATTATTCCCAAGAAGGTCCTCAGTTGGTGGGTGATTTGTCTTGTGTGACTCAttgataccattttttttaatgcttagctTTTACTTTATTGGATAATAGGCCCTTGGTTAAGACCCAAACGAGTACAAGATTTAGTTTTGCCAGAATGAAGTGCTCCCCCGCATCTAGAAGCAGTAGGCAGTTGTGGTTGTGGGACCACTGCCTATGGTGtaggtcatctcatggttttcCTGGATATGGTTTCTAGTAAGACAGTGCCTTTCAGGCTTAAAATGTACAGTAATATTCTGTAGTGTGAATATACTCAAATTTCAGCAGGAAGCCCTTATATCTGTTTATagtaaaagtttagaaaatacaaataagtgtaaagaaataaataaaaaccaggggcatctgagtggctgtcgggtaagggtccaactcttgattttggctcaggtgatgatctcatggttcatgggtttgagccctgctttgggcttcaTGCTAAcattgtggagtctgcttggaatattctctctctctctttctctctctctctgactcttcccctcccacacgtgcacactcgctctctcaaaataaactttgaaaaaaaaaaaaaagaaaaaccatagtCCTATTGTCTGGACGTAGTCTCCAGTAACATTGAGGTATATTTCTTTtcaggtgtgtatgtatatcacaGCCGTGTATATGTGTGCCCCTAATACAcgtgtatatgtaatatatttgtaTGCATAATATACATGTtcacatatatgtgaaaatactGTGTATACAACTTCCACTTAACCCTTACGTAAGAGTAACTCCTGAGCGATTAATTCTAAGGTCgtgccttttgtcttttttctggtGCAGGTGATTGCCCCCACCAATGCAGAAGTGCTACCAATCCTGCCAGAACCGGAATCATTGGAGCTGAAAAAGCATCTGAAGCAGGTGAgtgaagaatgaagaggaagaggagcgGTAGCTACTCCCGGGTGGCTGCAGAGGCTGTAGCTGTTGTGAGAGCCCGTTTCCCTTCGGACCTCAGGTGGAATAGGTTTTCTTAGCCTCGGGTGGGCTTAAGAAGAGGTGTATCACATTTCTGGGTGGCAGGATGACTCTCAAAAAGGCTATTAGATATCTTCTAATTCATTGTATGCCTCCCACCCTCTAATACTTAGAAtgctatacatacatacatatatatatatataaaaaccttcattttctgtttcttgtcacGTGTACCATTCTTTGTGGCTTAGAGTGTTCTCTCAGTCCTGTAAGGAAAGAACTAGTTGTTTGGATAGTCTGGctccttttatattttcctcCTGAATTGACCTCTAGGTCCCTGAAGAATGCTTTCTTCAAAAATTCCTCTCTTTGAATAAtctcttaaatacattttttcattgcttttcttcctctcctgcaTGCTGAACACAGTACCTGAAGGTAAAATATGACAAGGCCCCATTCCTTTGCCCTGTTGTATGTGTTATGTAGGTCCACTAGTAGATAGCTCcgtatttatttttaggaatccCTTTGCCCTGTTGTATGTGTTATGTAGAACCACCAGTAGATAGCTCcgtatttatttttaggaatccTTGTTGTCATCTTCAGGGTCTTCAGGAATCTCTGTGTTGTCTTAGTTGCTAAGCAGTACCTCTGCTTGGTGTAAATGGGTCATTTTGTAGCATCCCTCTCATCATCCCTGCTGATGTAATATGGTGTCTTGTTACTGCAGAGTCTGTGAGGATTGCAAGTTGAGAaagttctctgtcttcctttgccGTGTTTTCATTCTTGATGGTTACTTTAGTATGACTAATGAGATGGAGAGATTGATATATAGAATGGTACTTTAAATGTTGGTAGGAGTTAAGATCCTTGGGCTCCTTAATCCTGTGTCCTTCCCCCCGCTACTtgaagtgtggtccatggaccagcagtGTTACTTTGCCTGCGGTTGTTAAAAGTGCAGAATCACCCCAGATATATTGAACCAGAAAAATCTGCACTTTTAACAACATTCCCGATGACTCCAATGCTCATGTATATTTAAGGAAGCCCTGCTGGtctagaccagtggttttcaaactgccCCATGGAGCCTCATAGGGGCTGATTTAGGCTGGTAACACTGAGCACGTGAGGTTCTGGGTTCCTTATGTCCTTCAGAGAAGCTTTACTTTTACGTGTCtcagttgtttatattttcatacagATTTCAACATGTTGttgaaaaagaacatttcatggctaaaataaatttgaaaattattgccCTGGACTTCAGATTTGATCAGGTTGCCTTGAACCAACCTGGCTTAAACTGCAAGGCTACATAATTCAGATCATCTTCTAAAGGTTAAAGTACGGTATTTGGATTCTGATTTCAAAGATTAAGGCTCTTTCCTAGGAGATGAGATTGGTCAGCTGCTCAGGAATCTGCCTTCTATAGGGGATTTCTTGTTGTTCCACAGGCCCTTGCCAGCATGAGTCTCAACACCCAGCCCATCCTCAATCTGGAGAAATTCCATGAAGGCCAAGAGATCCCCCTTCTCTTGGGAAGGCCCTCTAACGACTTGCAGTCCACACCTTCCACTGAATTCAACCCACTCATTTATGGCAATGATGTAGATTCTGTGGATGTCGCAACCAGGTACGACCAAGTCAACTAGACCATCACAGGTGCTTAGATTGGGTTCTGCTCTCTCATTACGTGTATTTGTCACCTTagtaaaagcaaagaagaatTAATTCATCGTACTTTCAGGCGTTTTAGGCCTTGAGTGAAGAAAGAGATTGATGATTCTTTAAGATCCCTTCCCCTTTGATGTTGGAAGCCTGTGAAATGATGACTTGGGGAGGTGGTCTGACACCTTGGATCATAGGAATCCTTCTAGCGCAGGGTGTGGGACTTGAATTATCTCACCATCCCCTTCTTCCCCAGAGTGGCCATGGTCCGCTTCTTCAACTCCCCCAACGTGCTGCAGGGTTTTCAGATGCACACACGTACCCTGCGCCTCTTCCCTCGGCCTGTGGTAGCTTTTCAAGCTGGCTCCTTTCTAGCCTCACGTCCCCGACAGACTCCTTTTGCTGAGAAGCTGGCCAGGACTCAGGCTGTGGAGTACTTTGGCGAATGGGTCCTTAACCCCACCAACTATGCCTTCCAGCGAATTCACAACAGTGAGtccacctgcccctgcctcttTGTCCTCCTGATGGctcttccctttgcttttcccttttctcatcttTGATCTGCCCCTTCCATTCCTATTTTGCTTTAGACGTTTCCCtacctttcttctttgttttgcttgttttttttcctccttgttgctaactctattctttttttctctgtgggtAGATATGTTTGATCCAGCCCTGATTGGTGACAAGCCAAAGTGGTATGCTCATCAGCTGCAGCCTATCCATTATCGAGTCTATGATAGCAATTCCCAGCTGGCGGAGGCACTGAGTGTGCCACCAGAGCGTGACTCTGACTCGGACCCTACTGATGACAGGTGAGCAGCAGCAAAACCGCTTTTTAAGGTCGAGAGGCTCTCGCTAGTCCTTATTGAGCACTATGGCAGAACCTCATAGGACTTAAACATTAGTGTTTGAAGCCTTGATGATATTTTGGTTGATTGTTTTGTGTTAGCTTCCTTATTTTATCTTGTTCCCTGACCTTAagagttttcctctttttttttttaagtttttaattttaattccaatatagttagcatacagtgttatgttagtttcaggtgtacaatacggTGATCCAGCAATTCTCACATTAGCCAGTGCTCATCATCATAAGTGTAGTCTTTAatcccatcacttatttcattcgtccccccatccacctcccctccagtagcCAAGTGTGCTCtatattgttaagagtctctttcttggtttgtctctctcttttttcttttgttcgattactttgtttcttgaattccacatataagtgaaatcatatggtatttgtctttctctgcttagcaaaatacactctagctccatccatgttgttgcaaatggcaagatttcattcttttttatgactgaataatagtccagggtgtgtgtgtgtgtgtgtgtgtgtgtgtgtgtgtgtgtgtgtatgtgtgtgtatgagaatgctccccttttttttttcctaatgctgATTGCTGGTACTTTTCCTGccccttcattctgttttatttttatttttatttttgtgctcTTCACTCTGTAGTGGCAGTGATAGCATGGATTATGATGACTCAAGCTCTTCTTACTCCTCCCTTGGTGACTTTGTCAGTGAAATGATGAAATGTGACATCAATGGTGATACCCCTAGTAAGTGTACTTGAGGAGATGGGCCAGCTCTGGGAGGGGTTGGAGGCTCTGGGATGGTGTGGTCTGTACCTGCCACCTTGGGTTTTGGCAGATGTGGATCCATTGACGCATGCAGCCCTGGGGGATGCCAGTGAGGTGGAGATTGCTGAGCTGCAGAACCAGAAGGAATCAGAGGAACCTGGCCCAGACAGCGAGAACCCTCAGGAAAACCCCCCGCTGCGCTCCAGCTCCAGCACCACCGCCAGCAGTAGCCCCAGCACCGTCGTCCATGGAGCTAATTCTGTACGTGAAGACTTGGAAGGGCGGATAAGTGAGAACTGTTACTTATGTGGGTCACACCTCCATTAGGAAGGCGAGGCTGAAGCTGTTAATTTGCCTCTTCATAGtcttcctgttttcctctctATACATCCCATAGCTTAGAGCCTAAGAGACGTAGTTTTGACTCCAGAAGGAACTCGTCGGGCTTTGTTCAGGGCTTAGCTAAGGTCCCCTTTGCATGGTTtgtggggacagagagcaggagtgTCATAGAGATCTTTTCTCACACATTCCCTTAGGATAGGAGATGGGAATCTAATAGACCTGGCTTGGCCTTGCCAAACTGAGGTAGGTAGGTATCACTGGGCACCAGGTgaccagtttttatttaatatggcCTTTAGGAACCTGCTGACTCAACGGAGGTGGACGATAAGGCAGCAGTAGGCGTTTCCAAGCCCCTCCCTACCACGCCTCCCAGCATTGGCAAATCGACCGCGGACAGGCGTCAGACAGAAATTGGAGAGGGGTCAGTGCGCCGGCGAACCTATGACAATCCATACTTCGAGCCCCAATATGGCTTTCCCCCTGAGGAAGATGATGATGAGCAGGGGGAAAGTTACACTCCCCGATTCAGCCAACATGTCAATGGCAATCGGTGAGAGCCTGGGGATTCCTTCTAGGTGGGTGACTGAAGGACCTCACCACAGAGGACCCCGGGTGAGGGTTAATCAGAAAGAGAAGTCTGAATGTTCTTGTGACCCGCCATCCCATGGTGGTGCCTTGATCTAGGCATATAGAAATTGTGGGAAGGGAGCGGTGACTGCAGTGTAGCATAGGGCCCACACTTCCAAGAGTAGGTACCCCTGCCTGGGGCTCATAGGTGCCACTGTGCATTCAAGGGCTCAAAAGCTGCTGCGGCCCAACAGCTTGAAACTGGCAAGCGACTCAGACGCAGAATCAGACTCTCGAGCGAGCTCTCCCACCTCCACCGTCTCCAACAACAGCACCGAGGGCTTCGGGGGCATCATGTCTTTTGCCAGTAAGTGCCTTCTGCTCTCATGCCTCTGTCCCGTTTTCTATGCAGTGGGGCCTGACTATGGTGGATGCTGCTTAGAACTTCAGAGGTAGAACTGGGTTGGCATTATCAAGCCCCAGTTCAGGTTGTTGCGGTGATAGTGAATAAGGTATTTCCAAGGGAAGTCAataaaggacagagacagagtagtCACTATCTTTATACCCAGAGATTTCAGTCTGTTTTGGGTAAGACAGCTGGTCAACTGAAAGATAgtcattatattaaaaatcatacacTTGTATGTATATCTTGTGGAAATATTCTGGTCATATTTGATTTGGGTACATATCTAATACCTTTTTTGCGTGGTGAAGGACTTTTTCATGAACATGCTTTGAAATCTATATGAGGTGACTTTTGTGCCTAGAGAATATTTCCAGAAATGAGGGGTGGTATCAGTTAAAGGTTGAGGACAGCCCAGGGGCCAGAGAAAGCCAACATTGGGTATAATTATGATTGTGAGTTTTTCTCAGAAGCCAGACAGGGACAGCACCAACTTTTGACCAAAAGTGCATTAACTGTATGGCTTTCATGCTGAGTTAGCAGTTGATGGGACATTTGTCCGTCCCCATGGGAGGTAGTCAGAGAAAGTTCTTACTGGGTTTTGAGCTATCCTGACAGTGGCCCCCATGTTTGCCCTGAATTAGACTTGGTCCTCTCTAAGGTAGATCAGAGGTACTGGGATTATgtttgaaaaggagaaagatggAGATGATGATATACTTATGCTCCTAACTCCTCGCTCTCACACCCTCCCCTTGATAGGCAGCCTATATCGGAACCACAGTACAAGCTTCAGCCTTTCAAACCTCACGCTACCCACCAAAGGTGCCCGAGAGAAGACCACACCCTTCCCCAGTCTGAAAGGTAACTACAGCCCTCCTTCTGCCTTACCAGGATTCTCCAGAAGATATTTCAGGCCTACGGGTGCTTGTCAGGAGCCCTGCGTATGACGAATCATTTGATCTGGCTGTTGCCCCTCATACCGCTTCTCATGGCTTTCATTGCACATTATGGGCTCTACTCGTTTTCAGATGGAAAGTGTCTTTGTAGCTGAAGAGACGGCCCTGTCGTATCATTTAGGATAATAGCAACTGAGATCACCGCTGCTTCTTAGGGGGAGCTTTGTCAGGTGTACATAATTAACACAGGGATCGTCAGCTGCTGCCAGTGATCTGCCAGGTTCCTGCTGCATGAATATAGGACAAGCTTCATCCCGATTAGCTGGCCCACTGAGGGATGCTCATAGAGAGCCTGGCAGTGTTACAGCGTCAGGAAGCCTCTTTGGCTTCCTGTCAACGTAGGGCCTGTGGGTGGGCCAGGTAGTATCGGTTGGCTTCTCCGGGCATTTAAGAccttatttgattttcatttgtgatCGCTGAGAGTTTGAAGAGCTCTTCTGCATTTACtctgacttttgtttgttttctctagaTGTTGTGCTGAACTATTTAATTACACTAGAAAGCATAGTGAGAAGCAGCTCCATATATTTTTCACCTGACTTCTCTTCCCAGTGATTAAAAATCCCAGGAATCTAAGGAGTGTTCTTTGGTGGGGCTGGAAACATAGGATagatgggcagagggacagaatAGCTAGTGGCGTAGGGGATTAACTAGCACTGTGGCGTAAATCTGCACCTGACTCTGTAGGTTAGGGGTAGAAAAGTGTTAGCGTCACCGGCTTTCATTTGATACAGTTGGGGAGGGGAGCAATTGAAGTGCTTTCACTGCATGCTCATGCTTCATTTGTGCACTTCCCACTCCCATCCACCTCCCATCCTCACACGCCAACCCCACGTCCCATGACAGCATCTGCAAGatgggtctcctctctctgcataCCAGCAAGCCCTGTGGACCCTGTGCTAGATGTTTCATGAAAACCAGCGGTCCTTCTTTCATGCATGTGCCTGTTTAGTACCCGAAGGTCCCTTGTGTCATGTACCCTGCCCCTGGCTCTGAGAGGCCATAGTCTTAAGAATGGTCTTTCCTAGAGCCTTGGTTGATTCCTGATCTCTTGGCTTCCAGCTCTGAGGTGCCTGAGAACTAAGGTTATGTGCACTAAGCTTTGGGAGAATCCTCAGACTATCTGACTTACAGCTCCATCGAGGGATATAGGGGTTGTGGTATCATGGTGCACCTACTAATTGTGTATTTTGTGTCCCAGTATTTGGGCTAAATACTCTAATGGAGATTGTTACTGAAGCCGGCCCCGGGAGTGGTGAAGGTGGGTCTTGCCCGTGAGCTGTGCATGATCTTTTTTTCCTAGCATCTTCTGTGCCTGCCTGAGGGCCATCCTCCTCATGGAGCAAGCGGTACCACATGGGTGACCTGCCTTGCCCTGTCCCCCGTGACGCCCGTGCTTGCCCGTGGGGCATGCTGCTGGTGCATGTGGAGTGGCCTGAGTCTCCATCCCCACTTCCTCCACATTGCCATGGCTGGTTTCTACCTATGTGTGATGCCCTGGGGTCACCCTCACCCGGCCCTTCTGGGGAACGGGTGTGGAACGTGGCTTCCCAGGGCTGTGCTGACAAGGCTGCTGGACTACAGTAGTGATGTCTCTCATTCCTACCTTCCTGGCTATAGGAAACAGGAGGGCCTTAGTGGACCAGAAGTCATCTGTTATTAAACACAGCCCAACAGTGAAAAGAGAGCCTCCATCACCTCAGGGTCGATCCAGCAATTCTAGGTAATCCATGGCTAAGCTATTACAAAAGATCTCTGATAGAGGTAGCGATTCCTGTACCACACTGTAGGGAGGCTCAGGAGTGGGAGAGAACCTGTCAGTTGGGTGGATGAAATCAATTCTTGGGAGCCCTGCGCATTCTGACTTCCCATGCAACAGTAGTAGCTCACCCTGGTGAGAAGAATGAAACAGCAGTGGTGGGTATGTGGGCACACCAGGCGATCTGGAgcggtggggggtgcaggggactTGCACCCCTGGAGGCTTGGCTTTGCGTTTTGCCCCTGGAGGCAAACATCTAGTCTGGTGAAAGAGGCGGGGTGCTCTGCAAAGAAGCCGATGACCACAGAAGCTGTGTGTGGACCCCGTAGTGAGAACCAGCAGTTCCTGAAGGAGGTGGTGCACAGTGTGCTGGACGGCCAGGGCGTTGGCTGGCTCAACATGAAAAAGGTGCGCCGGCTGCTGGAGAGTGAGCAGCTGCGCGTCTTTGTCCTGAGCAAGCTGAACCGCACAGTGCAGTCGGAGGACGACGCCCGGCAAGATGTCATCCCTGATGTGGTCAGTGTCTGGGGTGAGGAGCTGGAATCAACTGCCGGAGGGACCTGGACCCCGAAGGCAATTTTGCCCACTCCAGCCCCTGGGTTATTGTTGCAGGAGGTCAGTCGAAAGGTGTACAAGGGGATGCTAGACCTGCTCAAGTGCACGGTGCTCAGCCTGGAGCAGTCCTATGCCCACGCGGGCCTGGGAGGCATGGCCAGCACCTTTGGGCTTCTGGAGATTGCCCAGACCCACTACTACAGTAAAGGTAGGGATCGCACCAGCTGGGTGGGCGCTGTCCACAACTCTTCCACTCATCTCCAAAGAAGGCTTGTTCCTTCACAGGTTTCCCAGTGCCAGGCTGTTTCCCCTCAGGCTTCggggtttcc encodes the following:
- the MADD gene encoding MAP kinase-activating death domain protein isoform X10; the protein is MVQKKKFCPRLLDYLVIVGARHPSSDSVAQTPELLRRYPLEDHAEFPLPPDVVFFCQPEGCLSVRQRRMSLRDDTSFVFTLTDKDTGVTRYGICVNFYRSFQKRMPKEKGEGGGGSRGKEGPRATCASEEVGTESSESGLSLQPPNADSAPEVNQSPRGKPRAKAGSRSRNSTLTSLCVLSHYPFFSTFRECLYTLKRLVDCCSERLLGKKLGIPRGIQRDTMWRIFTGSLLVEEKSSALLHDLREIEAWIYRLLRSPVPVSGQKRVDIEVLPQELQQALTFALPDPSRFTLVDFPLHLPLELLGVDACLQVLTCILLEHKVVLQSRDYNALSMSVMAFVAMIYPLEYMFPVIPLLPTCMASAEQLLLAPTPYIIGVPASFFLYKLDFKMPDDVWLVDLDSNRVIAPTNAEVLPILPEPESLELKKHLKQYLKALASMSLNTQPILNLEKFHEGQEIPLLLGRPSNDLQSTPSTEFNPLIYGNDVDSVDVATRVAMVRFFNSPNVLQGFQMHTRTLRLFPRPVVAFQAGSFLASRPRQTPFAEKLARTQAVEYFGEWVLNPTNYAFQRIHNNMFDPALIGDKPKWYAHQLQPIHYRVYDSNSQLAEALSVPPERDSDSDPTDDSGSDSMDYDDSSSSYSSLGDFVSEMMKCDINGDTPNVDPLTHAALGDASEVEIAELQNQKESEEPGPDSENPQENPPLRSSSSTTASSSPSTVVHGANSEPADSTEVDDKAAVGVSKPLPTTPPSIGKSTADRRQTEIGEGSVRRRTYDNPYFEPQYGFPPEEDDDEQGESYTPRFSQHVNGNRAQKLLRPNSLKLASDSDAESDSRASSPTSTVSNNSTEGFGGIMSFASSLYRNHSTSFSLSNLTLPTKGAREKTTPFPSLKVFGLNTLMEIVTEAGPGSGEGNRRALVDQKSSVIKHSPTVKREPPSPQGRSSNSSENQQFLKEVVHSVLDGQGVGWLNMKKVRRLLESEQLRVFVLSKLNRTVQSEDDARQDVIPDVEVSRKVYKGMLDLLKCTVLSLEQSYAHAGLGGMASTFGLLEIAQTHYYSKEPDKRKRSPTESVNTPVGKDPGLAGRGDPKAMTQLRVPQLGPRAPSAAGKGPKELDTRSLKEENFVASIGPEVIKPVFDLGETEEKKSQISADSGVSLTSGSQRTDPDSVIGVSPAVMIRSSSQDSEVSTVVSNSSGETLGADSDLSSNAGDGAGGEGSAHLASSRGTLSDSEIETNSATSTIFGKAHSLKPSVKEKLVGSPVRSSEDVSQRVYLYEGLLGRDKGSMWDQLEDAAMETFSISKERSTLWDQMQFWEDAFLDAVMLEREGMGMDQGPQEMIDRYLSLGEHDRKRLEDDEDRLLATLLHNLISYMLLMKVNKNDIRKKVRRLMGKSHIGLVYSQQINEVLDQLANLNGRDLSIRSSGSRHMKKQTFVVHAGTDTNGDIFFMEVCDDCVVLRSNIGTVYERWWYEKLINMTYCPKTKVLCLWRRNGSETQLNKFYTKKCRELYYCVKDSMERAAARQQSIKPGPELGGEFPVQDMKTGEGGLLQVTLEGINLKFMHNQERKVFIELNHIKKCNTVRGVFVLEEFVPEIKEVVSHKYKTPMAHEICYSVLCLFSYVAAVRSSEEDLRTPPRPVSS
- the MADD gene encoding MAP kinase-activating death domain protein isoform X36, with translation MVQKKKFCPRLLDYLVIVGARHPSSDSVAQTPELLRRYPLEDHAEFPLPPDVVFFCQPEGCLSVRQRRMSLRDDTSFVFTLTDKDTGVTRYGICVNFYRSFQKRMPKEKGEGGGGSRGKEGPRATCASEEVGTESSESGLSLQPPNADSAPEVNQSPRGKPRAKAGSRSRNSTLTSLCVLSHYPFFSTFRECLYTLKRLVDCCSERLLGKKLGIPRGIQRDTMWRIFTGSLLVEEKSSALLHDLREIEAWIYRLLRSPVPVSGQKRVDIEVLPQELQQALTFALPDPSRFTLVDFPLHLPLELLGVDACLQVLTCILLEHKVVLQSRDYNALSMSVMAFVAMIYPLEYMFPVIPLLPTCMASAEQLLLAPTPYIIGVPASFFLYKLDFKMPDDVWLVDLDSNRVIAPTNAEVLPILPEPESLELKKHLKQALASMSLNTQPILNLEKFHEGQEIPLLLGRPSNDLQSTPSTEFNPLIYGNDVDSVDVATRVAMVRFFNSPNVLQGFQMHTRTLRLFPRPVVAFQAGSFLASRPRQTPFAEKLARTQAVEYFGEWVLNPTNYAFQRIHNNMFDPALIGDKPKWYAHQLQPIHYRVYDSNSQLAEALSVPPERDSDSDPTDDSGSDSMDYDDSSSSYSSLGDFVSEMMKCDINGDTPNVDPLTHAALGDASEVEIAELQNQKESEEPGPDSENPQENPPLRSSSSTTASSSPSTVVHGANSEPADSTEVDDKAAVGVSKPLPTTPPSIGKSTADRRQTEIGEGSVRRRTYDNPYFEPQYGFPPEEDDDEQGESYTPRFSQHVNGNRAQKLLRPNSLKLASDSDAESDSRASSPTSTVSNNSTEGFGGIMSFASSLYRNHSTSFSLSNLTLPTKGAREKTTPFPSLKVFGLNTLMEIVTEAGPGSGEGNRRALVDQKSSVIKHSPTVKREPPSPQGRSSNSSENQQFLKEVVHSVLDGQGVGWLNMKKVRRLLESEQLRVFVLSKLNRTVQSEDDARQDVIPDVEVSRKVYKGMLDLLKCTVLSLEQSYAHAGLGGMASTFGLLEIAQTHYYSKEPDKRKRSPTESVNTPVGKDPGLAGRGDPKAMTQLRVPQLGPRAPSAAGKGPKELDTRSLKEENFVASIELWNKHQEVKKQKALEKQRPEVIKPVFDLGETEEKKSQISADSGVSLTSGSQRTDPDSVIGVSPAVMIRSSSQDSEVSTVVSNSSGETLGADSDLSSNAGDGAGGEGSAHLASSRGTLSDSEIETNSATSTIFGKAHSLKPSVKEKLVGSPVRSSEDVSQRVYLYEGLLGRDKGSMWDQLEDAAMETFSISKERSTLWDQMQFWEDAFLDAVMLEREGMGMDQGPQEMIDRYLSLGEHDRKRLEDDEDRLLATLLHNLISYMLLMKVNKNDIRKKVRRLMGKSHIGLVYSQQINEVLDQLANLNGRDLSIRSSGSRHMKKQTFVVHAGTDTNGDIFFMEVCDDCVVLRSNIGTVYERWWYEKLINMTYCPKTKVLCLWRRNGSETQLNKFYTKKCRELYYCVKDSMERAAARQQSIKPGPELGGEFPVQDMKTGEGGLLQVTLEGINLKFMHNQFLKLKKW